The Silvanigrella paludirubra genome contains a region encoding:
- the smc gene encoding chromosome segregation protein SMC produces the protein MKLKSIHISGFKSFADRVNIHYHDGITGVIGPNGSGKSNIIDAVRWVMGEQTAKSLRADDPTDIIFSGSQDRKPLSLAEVTLIFSNDGLHCPAEYMHLPEISIGRRINRGGEREYFMNREPCRLKDIVDFLLSIGLGSKSYAIIQQDKRDRIIQASPEDLREILEETAGITVFKVRRKEAEKRLTSTSERIKNLAEIEQELTRQKESLSEQVEKASLKLSYSQELKEKEIELIKNHVGFYRSIASKIKKEVDSRSSEIQQSSLEANEWEATANDLKSTQLELTQQIKATENQLDDQKIALTKYQERRENYKKRHEERILQKDKIKKELAEEQFNLKGEEEKQNQLMLEVDKLGISLQKIDSEKEGFQERLEELDESLQVERMRGDEIRSEMKAIESSRNSLRARNESMLDTISRYNQQIQKVTENYLSNYESRGQIAADRKAIAENLNKVSLGLDEVVSNRNQIEIELEKIRKHFEQSNIDRESIKQSHLEISSKASVLQKLVESNSGLSDGTLALKEKLSKQITGFLFDAVSLHKDDENILENCMPHLFQSAIVENTDDFIEIVDKVEELSISKVTLFIKDLITSLSPTEELEKNNIISLNGIRCVGDRLENCKWQTAKKIFDRIFICQDEWILLKAKKICQNSQHFIFVTERGTISNGVYGLSCGQLQEGASQGILQRRREYAEVLEQKEKMQEKLANIEGHHYSLTEKKKKIESKVSELASVLEKEKVESVKLSSQLDNFDLQLRHIDENLARLDEDKQRLQAEILEAKESFAKNQGQIERLDSEFNSLQRDLDDFESDFSEKKETRDEILTQLQSKKSERAVILERQTNNRKYYEEMIFQIKRMQQKVESFISQIDELETKINNGENEFESLNLEINNFQKQVKIFEDKLEFLVQEESENSEELRVYESKLKSQKDSAASKQKFINDKLLELARYETIIETALKDAHEKYNIAPTDIPFDAPNDQALRNQLETRIKELQTAIQELGAVNERALEEFKDVSERLEFLTTQKTDIERSMQELYLSIQEIEENTKVRFKEIFDKVNIEFQKIFPVLFPSGYGELHMLNDQDLLNTGVEILVRLPGKKMQNMSLFSGGEKALTAISLIFSLLKTTPAPFCFLDEVDAPLDEANVGRFNDVLDALSNEFQFVVITHNRRTMEVLDTIYGISMSEPGVSKLVSVDLSDVPTHLRKKQKAAIRTGASVSL, from the coding sequence ATGAAACTGAAGTCTATCCATATCTCAGGTTTTAAAAGTTTTGCTGATAGAGTAAATATTCATTACCATGATGGGATCACAGGAGTGATAGGGCCAAATGGTTCGGGCAAATCAAATATTATTGATGCCGTTCGTTGGGTAATGGGTGAGCAAACGGCAAAAAGTTTAAGAGCAGATGATCCAACAGACATTATTTTTTCTGGATCACAAGATAGAAAACCACTTAGTTTAGCAGAAGTTACCTTAATATTTTCAAATGATGGTTTGCATTGTCCTGCTGAATATATGCATCTTCCTGAAATATCCATTGGCAGAAGAATCAATCGTGGCGGTGAACGTGAGTATTTCATGAACCGTGAACCTTGCCGCTTAAAAGATATTGTTGATTTTCTTTTATCTATTGGTCTTGGCTCAAAAAGTTATGCCATTATTCAGCAGGATAAAAGAGATCGTATTATTCAAGCCTCACCAGAAGATTTAAGAGAAATTCTTGAAGAAACAGCTGGTATTACTGTCTTTAAGGTGAGAAGAAAAGAAGCCGAAAAAAGACTAACTTCTACAAGTGAGCGTATTAAAAATCTAGCTGAAATAGAACAAGAATTAACCCGTCAAAAGGAATCTTTATCTGAACAAGTTGAAAAAGCATCCTTAAAACTTTCCTATTCACAAGAATTAAAAGAAAAAGAAATAGAATTAATAAAAAATCATGTTGGTTTTTACCGCAGCATTGCTTCAAAAATAAAAAAAGAAGTCGACAGCCGTTCTTCTGAAATTCAGCAATCAAGTTTGGAAGCAAACGAGTGGGAAGCAACTGCAAACGACCTCAAATCAACTCAACTTGAATTAACGCAACAAATTAAAGCTACAGAAAATCAACTTGACGATCAAAAAATTGCTTTGACAAAATATCAAGAACGTCGAGAAAATTATAAAAAAAGACATGAAGAACGAATTTTACAAAAAGATAAAATAAAAAAAGAACTCGCTGAAGAACAGTTCAACTTAAAAGGCGAAGAAGAAAAACAAAATCAGCTCATGCTTGAAGTAGACAAATTAGGAATAAGTTTACAAAAAATTGATTCTGAAAAAGAAGGTTTTCAAGAAAGACTAGAAGAACTAGATGAGTCCTTGCAAGTTGAAAGAATGCGTGGTGATGAGATTCGCTCTGAAATGAAAGCGATAGAATCTAGCAGAAACTCTTTACGTGCTCGTAATGAATCTATGCTCGATACAATCTCTCGATATAATCAACAAATTCAGAAAGTAACAGAAAATTATCTTTCAAATTACGAATCCAGAGGACAAATTGCGGCAGATAGAAAAGCTATTGCAGAAAATTTAAATAAGGTTTCTTTAGGATTAGATGAAGTTGTTTCAAATAGAAATCAAATTGAAATTGAACTTGAAAAAATTAGAAAACATTTTGAGCAATCTAATATTGACAGAGAAAGTATAAAACAATCTCATTTAGAAATATCAAGTAAAGCATCCGTTTTACAAAAATTAGTGGAATCTAATAGTGGACTTTCGGATGGTACCTTAGCTTTAAAAGAAAAGTTATCTAAACAAATAACAGGATTTTTATTTGATGCTGTTTCATTACATAAAGATGATGAAAACATTCTTGAAAATTGTATGCCTCATTTATTTCAATCCGCTATAGTTGAAAATACCGATGATTTTATTGAAATTGTCGATAAAGTAGAAGAGCTCTCCATATCAAAAGTAACATTATTTATTAAAGATTTAATCACTTCATTATCTCCAACAGAAGAGTTAGAAAAAAATAATATTATTTCTTTAAACGGAATTCGCTGCGTTGGAGATCGATTAGAAAATTGTAAATGGCAAACTGCTAAAAAAATATTTGACCGCATTTTTATATGCCAAGATGAATGGATATTATTAAAAGCTAAAAAAATCTGTCAAAATAGTCAGCATTTTATTTTTGTAACAGAAAGAGGAACCATTTCGAATGGCGTCTATGGTTTAAGCTGTGGACAATTACAAGAAGGCGCTTCCCAAGGAATTCTGCAACGTAGAAGAGAATATGCAGAAGTTTTAGAACAAAAAGAAAAAATGCAAGAAAAACTTGCTAACATTGAAGGTCATCATTACTCATTAACTGAAAAAAAGAAAAAAATTGAATCTAAAGTTTCCGAACTTGCGTCTGTTCTTGAAAAAGAAAAGGTAGAGTCTGTTAAGTTATCTAGTCAACTAGACAATTTTGATTTACAGTTGCGTCATATTGATGAAAATTTAGCAAGACTTGATGAAGATAAACAAAGACTTCAAGCAGAAATATTAGAAGCCAAAGAATCCTTTGCTAAAAATCAAGGACAAATTGAAAGATTAGACTCTGAATTTAATTCTTTACAAAGAGATCTGGATGATTTTGAATCTGATTTTTCCGAAAAGAAGGAAACACGAGACGAAATTTTAACTCAGTTGCAGAGTAAAAAATCAGAAAGAGCCGTTATTTTAGAAAGACAAACGAATAATCGTAAATATTATGAAGAAATGATTTTTCAAATTAAAAGAATGCAACAAAAAGTAGAATCGTTTATTTCTCAAATTGATGAACTAGAAACAAAAATTAATAATGGGGAAAATGAATTTGAGAGCTTAAATTTAGAGATCAATAATTTTCAAAAGCAAGTAAAAATATTTGAAGATAAACTCGAATTTTTAGTGCAAGAAGAATCTGAAAATTCGGAAGAACTGAGAGTATATGAAAGCAAATTAAAATCACAAAAAGATTCTGCAGCCTCAAAACAAAAATTTATCAATGATAAATTATTAGAACTAGCTCGTTATGAAACCATTATTGAAACAGCTCTTAAAGATGCTCATGAAAAATATAATATTGCGCCAACCGATATTCCATTTGATGCTCCAAATGATCAAGCTTTAAGAAATCAATTAGAAACAAGAATTAAAGAATTACAAACGGCTATTCAAGAATTAGGCGCGGTAAATGAAAGAGCTTTGGAAGAATTTAAAGATGTTTCTGAACGTTTAGAATTTTTAACTACACAAAAAACAGATATTGAACGTTCTATGCAAGAGCTTTATCTCTCTATCCAAGAGATCGAAGAAAATACGAAAGTTCGTTTCAAAGAAATTTTTGATAAAGTGAACATTGAATTTCAAAAAATATTCCCGGTTCTCTTTCCTAGCGGTTATGGTGAGTTACATATGCTGAATGATCAAGACCTTTTAAATACAGGTGTTGAAATTTTAGTGCGATTGCCAGGTAAAAAAATGCAAAATATGAGTTTATTTAGTGGTGGTGAAAAAGCATTAACTGCTATTTCTCTTATTTTTAGTTTACTTAAAACAACACCAGCACCCTTTTGTTTTCTTGATGAAGTCGATGCTCCTCTAGACGAAGCCAATGTGGGCCGATTTAATGATGTCTTAGATGCATTAAGTAACGAATTCCAATTTGTAGTCATTACACACAACCGTAGAACAATGGAAGTTTTGGATACCATTTATGGTATATCCATGAGTGAGCCCGGTGTTTCCAAGTTGGTTTCTGTTGACTTAAGTGATGTTCCTACTCATTTGAGAAAGAAACAAAAAGCAGCAATACGAACGGGAGCCAGTGTAAGTCTTTAG